The Pseudomonas sp. R4-35-07 genome contains a region encoding:
- a CDS encoding PAS domain-containing methyl-accepting chemotaxis protein gives MRNNQPVTQRERTFPAQQRLISTTDAKGVITYCNDAFVEISGFTRDELTRAPHNLVRHPDVPAAVFAHMWSTLKQGLPWMGIVKNRCKTGDHYWVNAYVTPVFDGNQVIGYESVRIKPTAEQIRRAEALYQRINQGKSAVPQRDKWLPVLQDWLPFILVSQLSFMIGATLTSQWGFALAAALSVPLGLLGLSWQQRGLKRLLRLAEQTTSDPLIAQMYTDSRGAQARLEMSILSQEARLKTCLTRLQDTAEHLNDQAAQSNTLAHNSSSGLERQRVETEQVATAVNQMAATTQEVASHVQRTADATQEANRLTGRGRDIAGETREAIQRLSVAVGETGITVTQLAKDSDEIGGVVDVIKGIADQTNLLALNAAIEAARAGEMGRGFAVVADEVRQLAQRTAESTGQIHTLIAKLQQTAAAAVQTMDAGHRQAEEGVARVMEADQALVGISEAVANITDMTTQIAAATEEQSAVAEEISRNISTIALLADQTSEQAMNSAQLSEELTHTANTQYSLVERFNR, from the coding sequence ATGCGTAATAACCAACCCGTTACCCAGCGCGAACGTACCTTCCCCGCTCAGCAACGGTTGATCTCCACCACAGACGCCAAGGGTGTGATCACCTACTGCAACGACGCCTTTGTCGAAATCAGTGGGTTCACCCGCGACGAACTGACCCGCGCCCCGCACAATCTGGTGCGTCACCCGGACGTTCCGGCGGCGGTGTTCGCGCACATGTGGTCGACGCTCAAACAAGGCTTGCCATGGATGGGCATTGTCAAGAATCGCTGCAAGACCGGTGACCACTACTGGGTTAACGCCTATGTGACACCGGTCTTCGACGGCAACCAGGTGATCGGCTACGAATCGGTGCGCATCAAGCCCACCGCCGAGCAGATCCGCCGGGCCGAAGCGCTCTATCAACGCATCAACCAGGGCAAGTCGGCCGTTCCCCAGCGGGACAAGTGGCTGCCGGTGCTGCAGGACTGGCTGCCATTTATCCTGGTCAGCCAGTTGAGCTTCATGATCGGTGCCACCCTCACGTCCCAGTGGGGTTTTGCCTTGGCGGCAGCGCTGTCGGTGCCGTTGGGCCTGCTGGGCCTGAGCTGGCAACAGCGCGGCCTCAAGCGTTTGCTGCGCCTGGCCGAGCAGACCACCTCCGACCCGTTGATCGCGCAGATGTACACCGACAGCCGCGGCGCCCAGGCGCGGCTGGAAATGTCGATCCTCAGCCAGGAAGCGCGTCTGAAGACCTGCCTCACCCGCCTGCAGGACACTGCCGAACACCTCAACGACCAGGCCGCGCAGTCCAACACCCTGGCGCACAACAGCTCCAGCGGCCTGGAGCGCCAGCGCGTAGAGACGGAACAGGTAGCCACTGCGGTCAATCAGATGGCAGCGACCACCCAGGAAGTCGCCAGCCACGTGCAGCGCACGGCAGATGCCACCCAGGAAGCCAATCGCCTGACCGGCCGCGGCCGCGATATCGCCGGGGAAACCCGTGAGGCGATTCAGCGCCTGTCGGTGGCGGTGGGCGAAACCGGTATCACCGTCACGCAACTGGCCAAGGACAGCGATGAAATCGGCGGCGTGGTGGATGTGATCAAAGGCATTGCCGACCAGACCAACCTGCTGGCCTTGAACGCCGCCATCGAAGCGGCGCGCGCCGGTGAGATGGGCCGTGGGTTTGCGGTGGTGGCGGATGAAGTGCGCCAGTTGGCGCAACGCACCGCTGAATCGACCGGACAGATCCATACCCTGATCGCCAAACTGCAGCAGACGGCCGCCGCCGCCGTGCAAACCATGGACGCCGGGCATCGCCAGGCCGAAGAGGGTGTGGCACGGGTGATGGAAGCGGATCAGGCGCTGGTCGGTATCAGTGAGGCGGTGGCGAATATCACCGACATGACCACGCAGATCGCCGCCGCGACTGAAGAGCAAAGCGCGGTTGCCGAAGAGATCAGCCGTAACATCAGCACCATTGCGTTGCTGGCGGACCAGACCTCGGAACAGGCGATGAATTCGGCGCAGTTGAGTGAAGAGTTGACGCATACGGCCAATACCCAGTACTCGCTGGTAGAGCGTTTTAACCGATAG
- a CDS encoding alpha/beta family hydrolase, translating into MGKEHKASIDGDQWAQCVRERGWLWDVAAQAVSGEPVTLILAHGAGAPMDSGFMNDMAARLAGHGVNVVRFEFPYMAQRRLDGGKRPPNPAPKLLEAWREVYALVRRHVAGKVAIGGKSMGGRMASLLADELDAAGLVCLGYPFYAVGKPEKPRVEHLAALKTPTLIVQGERDALGNRAAVEGYELSPSIEVMWLVAGDHDLKPLKASGFSHAQHLEAAAVKVAGFLGAC; encoded by the coding sequence ATGGGCAAAGAGCACAAGGCCAGTATTGACGGGGATCAATGGGCGCAGTGTGTGCGTGAACGCGGCTGGTTATGGGATGTCGCGGCGCAGGCGGTTTCAGGCGAGCCCGTCACGTTGATCCTGGCCCATGGCGCCGGCGCGCCGATGGACTCGGGGTTCATGAACGACATGGCTGCGCGCCTTGCCGGGCATGGCGTCAACGTCGTGCGCTTCGAGTTTCCCTACATGGCCCAGCGCCGGTTGGACGGAGGCAAGCGCCCACCGAACCCGGCGCCGAAACTGCTGGAGGCGTGGCGGGAGGTGTATGCCCTGGTGCGGCGTCATGTCGCGGGCAAGGTGGCGATTGGCGGCAAATCCATGGGCGGGCGGATGGCCAGTTTATTGGCCGACGAACTGGACGCCGCTGGGTTGGTGTGCCTGGGCTATCCGTTCTATGCGGTGGGCAAGCCGGAAAAACCTCGGGTAGAGCATTTGGCTGCGCTTAAGACGCCGACGCTGATTGTGCAGGGCGAGCGTGATGCACTGGGTAATCGGGCGGCGGTGGAGGGGTATGAGCTGTCGCCGAGCATCGAGGTGATGTGGCTGGTGGCGGGGGATCATGATTTGAAGCCGTTGAAGGCTTCCGGGTTTAGCCATGCACAGCATCTGGAGGCTGCTGCGGTGAAGGTGGCTGGGTTTCTTGGTGCCTGTTAG
- the ccoN gene encoding cytochrome-c oxidase, cbb3-type subunit I has protein sequence MNTTLSTAYNYKVVRQFAIMTVVWGIVGMGLGVFLAAQLVWPALNFDLPWTSFGRLRPLHTNAVIFAFGGCALFASSFYSVQRTCQTQLFAPKIAAFCFWGWQLVILLAAISLPLGYTSSKEYAELEWPIDILITIVWVAYAIVFFGTIMKRNTKHIYVGNWFFGAFIITVAILHIVNNLEIPVSLTKSYSLYGGATDAMVQWWYGHNAVGFFLTAGFLGMMYYFVPKQAERPVYSYRLSIVHFWALITLYIWAGPHHLHYTALPDWAQSLGMVMSLVLLAPSWGGMINGMMTLSGAWHKLRSDPILRFLVVSLAFYGMSTFEGPMMAIKTVNALSHYTDWTIGHVHAGALGWVAMISIGALYHMIPKVFGREQMYSLGLINAHFWLATIGTVLYIASMWVNGIAQGLMWRAINEDGTLTYSFVETLVASHPGYIVRLVGGAVFLSGMFLMAYNTWRTVRAVQPADAVPVAQLA, from the coding sequence ATGAACACTACTTTAAGTACCGCCTATAACTACAAGGTGGTCCGCCAATTCGCCATTATGACGGTGGTGTGGGGCATCGTCGGCATGGGCCTCGGGGTTTTTCTCGCGGCCCAATTGGTTTGGCCTGCGCTCAACTTCGATTTGCCCTGGACCAGCTTCGGTCGCCTGCGCCCGCTGCACACCAACGCCGTGATCTTTGCCTTCGGTGGCTGCGCACTGTTCGCCAGCTCCTTCTATTCGGTGCAGCGCACCTGCCAGACACAGCTGTTCGCACCGAAAATCGCCGCGTTCTGCTTCTGGGGCTGGCAGCTCGTCATCCTGTTGGCCGCGATCAGCCTGCCGCTGGGCTACACCAGTTCCAAGGAATACGCCGAGCTGGAATGGCCGATCGACATCCTGATCACCATCGTCTGGGTGGCCTATGCCATCGTGTTCTTCGGCACGATCATGAAGCGCAACACCAAGCACATCTATGTGGGTAACTGGTTTTTCGGCGCATTCATCATCACCGTGGCGATCCTGCATATCGTCAACAACCTGGAAATCCCGGTCAGCCTGACCAAGTCCTACTCGCTGTACGGCGGTGCGACGGATGCGATGGTGCAGTGGTGGTACGGGCATAACGCCGTAGGCTTTTTCCTCACCGCCGGCTTCCTTGGGATGATGTACTACTTCGTGCCCAAGCAGGCCGAACGCCCGGTGTATTCGTATCGTTTGTCCATCGTGCACTTCTGGGCGCTGATCACCCTGTATATCTGGGCCGGCCCCCACCACCTGCACTACACCGCGTTGCCGGATTGGGCACAGTCGCTGGGCATGGTGATGTCGCTGGTGCTGCTGGCACCGAGCTGGGGCGGCATGATCAACGGCATGATGACGCTCTCGGGCGCCTGGCATAAGTTGCGCAGCGACCCGATCCTGCGCTTCCTCGTGGTGTCCCTGGCGTTCTACGGCATGTCCACTTTCGAAGGCCCGATGATGGCGATCAAAACCGTCAACGCCCTCTCCCACTACACCGACTGGACCATCGGCCACGTCCACGCCGGCGCACTCGGTTGGGTGGCGATGATTTCCATCGGTGCGCTGTACCACATGATTCCCAAAGTCTTCGGGCGTGAGCAGATGTACAGCCTCGGCCTGATCAACGCGCACTTCTGGCTGGCCACTATCGGCACCGTGCTCTACATCGCTTCGATGTGGGTCAACGGCATCGCCCAGGGCCTGATGTGGCGTGCGATCAATGAGGACGGCACCCTGACCTACTCCTTCGTCGAAACCCTGGTGGCCAGCCACCCGGGCTACATCGTGCGGCTGGTGGGCGGAGCGGTGTTCCTCAGCGGCATGTTCCTGATGGCTTACAACACATGGCGCACCGTGCGCGCGGTACAGCCCGCCGACGCCGTGCCTGTCGCGCAACTGGCCTGA
- the ccoO gene encoding cytochrome-c oxidase, cbb3-type subunit II, whose protein sequence is MKHEVIEKNVGLLMLLMVLAVSIGGLTQIVPLFFQDVTNKPVEGMKPYTALQLEGRDIYIREGCVQCHSQMIRPFRAETERYGHYSVAGESVWDHPFLWGSKRTGPDLARVGARYSDDWHRAHLYNPRNVVPESKMPAYPWLVTAQVDSSHTETKLNVMRTLGVPYTDEDIRGAVASLKGKTEMDALVSYLQVLGTAIKSKR, encoded by the coding sequence ATGAAACACGAAGTCATTGAAAAAAACGTCGGCCTGCTGATGCTGCTGATGGTGCTCGCCGTGAGCATCGGCGGCCTGACCCAGATCGTCCCGTTGTTCTTCCAGGACGTGACCAACAAGCCGGTCGAAGGCATGAAACCCTACACCGCGCTGCAGCTGGAGGGCCGCGACATCTACATCCGTGAAGGCTGCGTGCAGTGCCACTCGCAGATGATCCGCCCGTTCCGCGCCGAGACCGAACGCTACGGCCATTACTCGGTGGCCGGCGAAAGCGTGTGGGACCACCCGTTCTTGTGGGGCTCCAAGCGCACCGGGCCGGACCTGGCCCGCGTGGGCGCACGCTACTCGGACGACTGGCACCGCGCGCACCTGTACAACCCGCGCAACGTGGTGCCCGAGTCGAAAATGCCGGCCTATCCGTGGCTGGTGACGGCTCAGGTCGACAGCAGCCACACCGAGACCAAGCTGAACGTCATGCGCACCCTGGGCGTGCCTTACACCGACGAAGACATTCGTGGCGCAGTCGCGAGCCTCAAGGGCAAGACCGAAATGGACGCGCTGGTTTCCTACCTGCAAGTGCTCGGCACTGCCATCAAGAGCAAGAGGTGA
- a CDS encoding cbb3-type cytochrome c oxidase subunit 3, which yields MGFEFDAGTIRGLGTLVVAIAFIGLSLWVFNNRRNADFEQARLLPFADEPSPSDAQEAPAPRSTRP from the coding sequence ATGGGATTTGAATTCGACGCGGGCACTATCCGCGGCCTCGGCACGCTGGTGGTCGCCATCGCTTTCATCGGCTTGTCGCTGTGGGTGTTCAACAACCGCCGCAACGCGGACTTCGAGCAGGCGCGCCTGCTGCCGTTCGCCGATGAACCTTCTCCCTCCGACGCTCAAGAAGCGCCCGCACCAAGGAGCACTCGGCCATGA
- the ccoP gene encoding cytochrome-c oxidase, cbb3-type subunit III: MTTFWSTWICVLTLGSLIGLTWLLIGTRKGETHGSVDQTMGHAFDGIEEYDNPLPQWWFMLFVGTLVFAVGYLVLYPGLGNWKGVLPGYEDGWTSTKEWDKEMAKADARFGPIYAKFAAMPVEEVAKDPQALKMGGRLFASNCAVCHGSDAKGAYGFPNLADSHWRWGGSAAAIKATILGGRHAAMPAWGEVLGEDGVKNVAAYIRHDLAKLPLPADSTADLAAGQAAFNTTCVACHGPQGHGVEAMGAPNLTEPAGFIYGTSLAQLQQTIRHGRQGQMPAQEVLQGNDKVHLLAAYVYSLSHQ, from the coding sequence ATGACTACCTTCTGGAGTACATGGATCTGCGTACTGACCCTCGGCAGCCTGATCGGCCTGACCTGGCTGTTGATCGGCACCCGCAAGGGCGAAACCCACGGCAGCGTCGACCAAACCATGGGCCACGCCTTCGACGGCATCGAGGAATACGACAACCCACTGCCCCAGTGGTGGTTCATGCTGTTCGTCGGCACGCTGGTGTTTGCCGTCGGCTACCTGGTCCTCTACCCGGGCCTGGGTAACTGGAAAGGTGTGTTGCCGGGCTATGAAGACGGCTGGACATCGACCAAGGAATGGGACAAGGAGATGGCCAAGGCCGACGCCAGGTTCGGGCCGATCTACGCCAAATTCGCAGCGATGCCGGTGGAAGAAGTGGCCAAAGACCCGCAAGCCTTGAAGATGGGCGGTCGCCTGTTCGCCTCCAACTGCGCGGTGTGCCACGGCTCGGATGCCAAGGGCGCGTACGGCTTCCCCAACCTGGCGGACAGCCACTGGCGCTGGGGCGGTTCGGCCGCAGCGATCAAGGCCACCATCCTGGGCGGTCGCCACGCGGCGATGCCGGCCTGGGGTGAAGTGCTGGGCGAGGATGGGGTAAAGAATGTTGCCGCGTATATACGCCACGACCTGGCCAAGTTGCCCTTACCGGCCGACAGCACGGCCGACCTGGCGGCGGGCCAGGCCGCATTCAACACCACCTGTGTTGCCTGCCACGGGCCGCAGGGCCACGGTGTGGAAGCCATGGGCGCGCCAAACCTGACCGAGCCTGCAGGGTTTATCTACGGCACCAGCCTGGCGCAGCTGCAACAGACCATCCGTCATGGTCGCCAGGGCCAGATGCCTGCGCAGGAAGTGCTGCAAGGCAATGACAAGGTGCACCTGCTGGCGGCTTATGTTTATAGCCTTTCCCATCAGTAA
- the ccoN gene encoding cytochrome-c oxidase, cbb3-type subunit I, with translation MSTAISPTAYNYKVVRQFAIMTVVWGILGMGLGVFIASQLVWPQLNFDLPWTTFGRLRPLHTNLVIFAFGGCALFATSYYVVQRTCQTRLISDGLAAFTFWGWQAVIVGAIISLPLGYTTTKEYAELEWPIAILLAIVWVTYAVVFFGTIVKRKTKHIYVGNWFYGAFILVTAMLHIVNHASLPVSLFKSYSAYAGATDAMIQWWYGHNAVGFFLTTGFLGMMYYFVPKQAERPIYSYRLSIVHFWALITLYIWAGPHHLHYTALPDWAQSLGMAMSIILLAPSWGGMINGMMTLSGAWHKLRTDPILRFLVVSLAFYGMSTFEGPMMAIKTVNSLSHYTDWTIGHVHAGALGWVAMISIGALYHMIPKLFGRAQMHSVGLINTHFWLATIGTVLYIASMWVNGITQGLMWRAINDDGTLTYSFVEALQASHPGYIVRALGGAFFATGMLFMAYNVWRTVRASDPEQAEAAAKIAVVGAH, from the coding sequence ATGAGCACAGCAATCAGTCCGACTGCTTATAACTATAAGGTCGTTCGCCAGTTCGCCATCATGACGGTGGTCTGGGGGATCCTTGGCATGGGGCTCGGGGTGTTCATCGCCTCGCAACTGGTTTGGCCGCAATTGAATTTCGACCTGCCCTGGACGACCTTCGGCCGCCTGCGCCCGCTGCACACCAACCTGGTGATCTTTGCCTTCGGTGGCTGTGCGCTGTTTGCCACCTCCTACTACGTCGTGCAACGCACCTGCCAGACGCGACTGATTTCCGATGGCCTTGCCGCCTTTACCTTCTGGGGCTGGCAGGCGGTCATCGTCGGCGCCATCATCAGCCTGCCCCTGGGCTACACCACCACCAAGGAATACGCCGAGCTGGAGTGGCCGATTGCCATTTTGCTCGCCATTGTGTGGGTGACCTACGCCGTGGTGTTCTTCGGCACCATCGTCAAGCGCAAGACCAAGCACATCTATGTCGGCAACTGGTTTTACGGGGCGTTCATCCTGGTCACAGCGATGTTGCACATCGTCAACCACGCGTCCCTGCCGGTCAGCCTGTTCAAGTCCTACTCGGCCTATGCCGGCGCGACGGACGCGATGATCCAGTGGTGGTACGGGCATAATGCCGTGGGCTTTTTCCTCACCACCGGCTTCCTCGGGATGATGTACTACTTCGTGCCCAAGCAGGCCGAACGTCCCATCTATTCCTACCGCCTGTCCATCGTGCACTTCTGGGCGCTGATCACCCTGTACATCTGGGCCGGTCCGCACCACCTGCACTACACCGCGCTGCCGGACTGGGCGCAGTCGTTGGGCATGGCGATGTCGATCATCCTGCTGGCGCCGAGCTGGGGCGGCATGATCAACGGCATGATGACGCTCTCGGGCGCCTGGCATAAGCTGCGCACCGACCCGATCCTGCGCTTTCTGGTGGTTTCGCTAGCGTTCTACGGCATGTCGACCTTCGAAGGCCCGATGATGGCGATCAAGACCGTCAACTCGCTCTCCCACTACACCGACTGGACCATCGGCCACGTCCACGCCGGCGCTCTGGGCTGGGTGGCGATGATCTCCATCGGCGCGCTGTACCACATGATCCCCAAGCTGTTCGGGCGTGCGCAGATGCACAGCGTCGGGCTGATCAACACGCACTTCTGGCTGGCCACTATCGGCACCGTGCTCTACATCGCCTCGATGTGGGTCAACGGCATTACCCAGGGCCTGATGTGGCGTGCGATCAACGACGACGGCACCCTCACCTACTCGTTCGTTGAAGCGCTGCAAGCCAGCCACCCGGGCTATATCGTGCGCGCCCTGGGCGGTGCGTTCTTCGCCACCGGCATGCTGTTCATGGCCTACAACGTCTGGCGCACCGTGCGTGCCTCCGACCCTGAGCAAGCTGAAGCCGCCGCCAAGATCGCTGTCGTGGGAGCCCACTGA
- the ccoO gene encoding cytochrome-c oxidase, cbb3-type subunit II, translated as MKHEVVEKNIGLLAFFMVIAVSIGGLTQIVPLFFQDVTNKPVEGMKPRTALELEGRDVYIANGCVGCHSQMIRPFRAETERYGHYSVAGESVWDHPFLWGSKRTGPDLARVGGRYSDDWHRAHLYNPRNVVPESKMPAYPFLVEHKLDGKDTAKKMEVLRTLGVPYTDEDIAGAAAAVKGKTEMDALVAYLQGLGTLIKSKR; from the coding sequence ATGAAGCATGAAGTAGTCGAGAAGAATATCGGCCTGCTGGCCTTCTTCATGGTCATCGCCGTGAGCATCGGCGGCCTGACCCAGATCGTCCCGCTGTTCTTCCAGGACGTGACCAACAAGCCGGTCGAAGGCATGAAACCGCGCACCGCCCTCGAACTGGAAGGCCGCGACGTTTACATCGCCAACGGTTGCGTGGGCTGCCACTCGCAGATGATCCGCCCGTTCCGCGCCGAAACCGAACGCTATGGCCACTACTCGGTCGCCGGTGAAAGCGTGTGGGACCACCCGTTCCTGTGGGGTTCCAAGCGTACCGGCCCGGACCTGGCCCGCGTGGGCGGGCGTTACTCCGATGACTGGCACCGCGCGCACTTGTACAACCCGCGCAACGTGGTGCCGGAGTCAAAAATGCCGGCGTACCCGTTCCTGGTGGAACACAAGCTCGACGGCAAGGACACCGCGAAAAAAATGGAAGTCCTGCGCACCCTGGGCGTGCCCTACACCGACGAAGACATCGCCGGTGCGGCAGCCGCCGTCAAAGGCAAGACCGAAATGGACGCGTTGGTGGCCTACCTGCAGGGCCTTGGCACCCTCATCAAAAGCAAACGGTGA
- a CDS encoding CcoQ/FixQ family Cbb3-type cytochrome c oxidase assembly chaperone: protein MDIGMIRGLGTVVVMVAFIGLALWVFSPRRKSEFDDATMLPFADDPEAIKHVEQASRSNKE from the coding sequence ATGGATATCGGAATGATTCGTGGCCTGGGCACCGTCGTGGTGATGGTGGCCTTTATCGGCTTGGCGCTGTGGGTGTTCAGCCCACGGCGCAAATCGGAATTCGACGACGCGACCATGCTGCCTTTTGCGGATGACCCGGAAGCCATCAAGCACGTCGAGCAAGCGTCTAGGAGTAACAAAGAATGA
- the ccoP gene encoding cytochrome-c oxidase, cbb3-type subunit III, translating to MTTFWSLYVTVLSLGTIFALTWLLLSTRKGQRAEQTDETVGHSFDGIEEYDNPLPKWWFMLFVGTIIFALGYLALYPGLGNWKGLLPGYNYLDNDKQTAFANGQTGWTGVHEWEKEMARSEARFGPIFAKFASMPIEEVAKDPQALKMGGRLFASNCSVCHGSDAKGAYGFPNLTDADWRWGGDAATIKQTIMQGRHAVMPGWAEVIGEQGVADVAAFVVTNLDGRKLPEGAKADVANGAKLFAANCVACHGPAGKGTPAMGAPDLTHPGAFIYGSSFAQLQQTIRYGRQGQMPAQEQLQGNDKVHLLAAYVYSLSHGDKKAEEQ from the coding sequence ATGACTACGTTCTGGAGCCTGTACGTCACAGTCCTCAGTCTGGGTACCATCTTCGCCCTGACCTGGCTGCTGCTGTCGACCCGCAAGGGCCAGCGCGCCGAACAGACGGACGAGACCGTCGGCCACTCGTTCGACGGCATCGAGGAATACGACAACCCGCTGCCCAAATGGTGGTTTATGCTGTTCGTCGGCACCATCATCTTCGCCCTCGGCTACCTGGCGCTGTACCCTGGCCTGGGCAACTGGAAAGGCCTGCTGCCGGGTTACAACTACCTCGACAACGACAAGCAAACCGCGTTCGCCAACGGCCAGACCGGCTGGACCGGCGTGCACGAATGGGAAAAGGAAATGGCCAGGTCGGAGGCCAGGTTCGGGCCGATCTTCGCCAAATTCGCCTCGATGCCGATTGAAGAAGTCGCCAAGGACCCGCAGGCCCTGAAGATGGGCGGGCGTCTGTTCGCCTCCAACTGCTCGGTGTGCCACGGTTCCGACGCCAAGGGCGCCTACGGTTTTCCCAACCTGACCGACGCCGACTGGCGCTGGGGCGGCGACGCGGCGACCATCAAGCAAACCATCATGCAGGGCCGCCATGCGGTGATGCCAGGCTGGGCCGAAGTGATCGGCGAGCAAGGCGTGGCCGACGTAGCGGCGTTCGTGGTGACCAACCTCGATGGCCGTAAGCTGCCGGAAGGCGCCAAGGCCGACGTCGCCAACGGCGCAAAACTCTTCGCCGCCAACTGCGTGGCCTGCCACGGCCCAGCCGGTAAAGGCACCCCGGCCATGGGCGCACCGGACCTGACTCATCCGGGTGCGTTCATCTACGGTTCGAGCTTCGCCCAACTGCAGCAAACCATTCGCTATGGCCGCCAGGGCCAGATGCCAGCGCAGGAACAACTGCAGGGCAACGACAAGGTGCACTTGCTGGCGGCGTATGTGTACAGCTTGTCCCATGGGGATAAGAAGGCTGAGGAGCAGTAA
- a CDS encoding type II toxin-antitoxin system Phd/YefM family antitoxin: protein MTITTISSREFNQDTSGAKKAARQGPVFITDRGKPAHVLLSIEDYQKLTGLNADIVDLLVMPEAADIDFETERAVIIHRPVDLP, encoded by the coding sequence ATGACCATCACCACCATTTCCAGCCGCGAATTCAACCAAGACACAAGTGGTGCCAAAAAAGCCGCACGCCAAGGGCCTGTTTTTATCACTGATCGCGGCAAGCCCGCCCATGTACTGCTAAGCATTGAGGACTACCAGAAATTGACAGGTCTGAATGCCGACATCGTTGACCTGCTGGTGATGCCGGAAGCGGCGGATATCGACTTCGAAACCGAGCGCGCCGTGATCATTCATCGACCCGTGGACCTTCCCTGA
- a CDS encoding type II toxin-antitoxin system VapC family toxin gives MYLLDTNVISELRKPQADANVVAWAKSVIAPRMFISAITLKELETGVLRVERRDPTQGKVLRAWLKRHVMPAFDARILPVDAAVALRCAHLHVPDRANESDSLIAATALVHGLTVVTRNVSDFKSSGVALINPWEE, from the coding sequence ATGTATCTACTCGACACCAATGTTATCTCCGAACTTCGTAAACCTCAGGCTGATGCAAACGTCGTTGCCTGGGCAAAAAGCGTGATAGCGCCACGCATGTTCATTTCCGCGATCACGCTCAAGGAACTGGAAACCGGAGTGCTGCGCGTTGAGCGGCGAGACCCGACTCAGGGGAAGGTGTTGAGGGCCTGGCTCAAGCGCCATGTGATGCCCGCCTTTGATGCCCGAATCCTGCCCGTTGATGCGGCGGTCGCGTTGCGTTGTGCGCACTTGCATGTTCCAGACCGGGCCAACGAGAGTGACTCGTTGATCGCCGCAACCGCTCTGGTTCATGGGCTTACCGTCGTCACGCGCAACGTCAGCGACTTCAAATCCAGTGGTGTTGCGCTGATTAATCCATGGGAGGAATGA